A region of Thermococcus barossii DNA encodes the following proteins:
- a CDS encoding leucine/methionine racemase encodes MDYPTSKEEVLERYSRVFPRSARVTYAPIVGVKAENARVWDIEGREYIDFLSDAAVQNVGHNNPRVVQAIKEQAEELIHFTFIYGFPVEPLLLAEKLAEIAPIERPKVSLGMTGSDANDGAIKLARAYTRRRTILSYLRSYYGATYGAMSITGLDFEVRSIVGELSDVHYVPYPNCYRCPFGKEPKTCKMECVSYLKEKFEGEVYAEGTAALFAEPIQGDAGMVVPPEGYFRRVKRILDEYGILLAVDEVQSGLGRTGKWFAIEHFGVKPDIITLAKPLGGGLPISAIIGRSEVMDSLPPLGHAFTLSGNPVTSRAALAVIEEIEEKDLLRRAERLGRYAKRRLEKMKEEHELIGDVRGLGLMLGVDLVKNRETKERAYEEARKVVWRAYELGLVLAFLQGNVLRIQPPLTIEEELLEEGLDRLERAISDVEEGKVPDEVLTKVQGW; translated from the coding sequence ATGGACTATCCAACGAGCAAGGAGGAGGTTCTGGAGCGATACTCACGGGTTTTTCCGAGGTCGGCGCGCGTTACCTACGCTCCGATAGTTGGGGTTAAGGCCGAGAACGCCCGCGTCTGGGACATCGAAGGGAGGGAGTACATAGACTTCCTGAGCGATGCCGCAGTTCAGAACGTCGGGCACAACAACCCCCGCGTTGTCCAGGCGATAAAAGAGCAGGCCGAGGAGCTAATCCACTTCACGTTCATCTACGGCTTTCCGGTTGAGCCGCTTCTCCTTGCGGAGAAGCTCGCCGAGATAGCTCCGATTGAGCGTCCAAAGGTCAGTCTCGGCATGACTGGTAGCGACGCCAACGATGGCGCGATAAAGCTTGCGAGGGCATACACGAGGAGAAGGACAATACTCAGCTACCTCAGGAGCTATTACGGGGCGACCTACGGGGCGATGAGCATAACCGGCCTTGACTTCGAGGTTCGCTCCATAGTCGGAGAGCTGAGCGACGTTCACTACGTTCCGTATCCGAACTGCTATCGCTGCCCCTTCGGGAAGGAGCCAAAAACCTGCAAAATGGAGTGCGTAAGCTATCTAAAAGAGAAGTTCGAGGGGGAGGTCTACGCCGAAGGAACCGCCGCCCTCTTCGCCGAGCCAATTCAAGGCGACGCTGGAATGGTTGTCCCGCCGGAGGGCTACTTCAGGAGGGTGAAGAGGATCCTCGATGAGTATGGAATCCTCCTGGCGGTTGATGAAGTCCAGAGCGGGCTCGGAAGGACGGGGAAGTGGTTCGCGATAGAGCACTTCGGTGTTAAGCCCGACATAATAACCCTGGCCAAGCCCCTCGGAGGCGGGCTTCCGATAAGTGCGATAATAGGTCGCTCTGAGGTCATGGATTCCCTCCCCCCGCTCGGACACGCCTTCACCCTGAGCGGCAACCCGGTGACGAGCAGGGCAGCCCTTGCCGTTATCGAGGAGATAGAGGAGAAAGACCTACTGAGGAGGGCGGAAAGGCTCGGAAGGTACGCAAAGAGGAGACTCGAAAAGATGAAGGAAGAGCATGAGTTAATCGGCGACGTCCGAGGGTTAGGACTGATGCTCGGCGTTGACCTCGTGAAGAACAGGGAAACCAAGGAGAGGGCCTACGAGGAGGCAAGGAAGGTCGTCTGGCGGGCATATGAGCTCGGTCTCGTCCTGGCCTTTTTGCAGGGCAACGTGCTCAGGATTCAGCCGCCCCTGACGATAGAGGAGGAACTCCTGGAGGAAGGTCTGGACAGGCTGGAGCGGGCTATAAGCGACGTCGAGGAAGGAAAAGTGCCGGACGAGGTTCTGACGAAGGTTCAGGGCTGGTGA
- a CDS encoding cytochrome C biogenesis protein CcdA, producing the protein MRSEIKGLAIILLASFGVSSLALWLIGIVDFVPKFFALAMSDSINPCTFVIYTMLLIALSVREVSKRRLYLIGAAFIAAVYVSYYLLGVGLLYFAGYLPLWVAGVAAIVFGAYTIATGLMEKSRVGDKSKIRRKIFSSDATALGAFTLGVIVSTTLLPCSAGSYLVYAIIISKAGKALAFLLLALYNLVFVLPLVVILLAMGSVTESKRFSQAMVRHSRELSVIAGTLLIAIGVWVLTGASL; encoded by the coding sequence ATGAGAAGTGAGATAAAGGGACTGGCGATAATCCTTCTGGCCTCCTTTGGGGTCAGCTCCCTTGCGCTGTGGCTGATAGGCATAGTGGACTTTGTACCAAAGTTCTTTGCCCTCGCCATGAGCGACTCGATAAACCCATGTACATTCGTTATCTACACGATGCTTCTCATAGCCCTCTCCGTCCGGGAAGTATCGAAGAGAAGGCTCTACCTCATCGGTGCGGCCTTCATTGCTGCCGTTTACGTCTCCTACTACCTCCTTGGAGTTGGCCTGCTGTACTTCGCCGGCTACCTCCCCCTGTGGGTCGCGGGGGTTGCCGCAATAGTCTTCGGTGCCTACACCATAGCAACCGGCCTGATGGAGAAGTCCCGCGTGGGTGATAAAAGCAAAATCCGGAGGAAAATATTCAGCAGCGACGCGACCGCTCTCGGGGCGTTCACGCTTGGCGTTATCGTCTCGACGACCCTGCTACCGTGCTCCGCTGGCAGCTACCTCGTCTATGCCATAATAATCTCAAAGGCCGGGAAAGCTCTCGCCTTCCTTCTCCTTGCCCTCTACAACCTCGTCTTCGTGCTCCCGCTCGTTGTAATCCTGCTGGCGATGGGAAGCGTCACCGAGAGCAAGCGCTTCTCGCAGGCCATGGTGAGGCACAGCAGGGAGCTGTCGGTTATAGCTGGAACGCTACTGATTGCGATAGGGGTGTGGGTTCTTACGGGGGCATCACTTTAG
- a CDS encoding SDR family NAD(P)-dependent oxidoreductase, giving the protein MPVELREKVALVTGAGRGIGRAIALALAEKGANVAINYAHSRKEAKEVAELCRSHGVDVITVKADVSNRHEVRGMVEEVVGHFGGIDILVNNAGILGKALRPMEVTDEEWDAVLGVNLKGAFIVTQEVLRYMKRGKIVNIASIAGKDGGTVGPHYAASKGGLIALTFNLARHLAPDILVNAVAPGPVDTELITPEIKERLRPLSLTGEIARPEEIAHAVIFLLENDHITGEVIDVNGGRLMD; this is encoded by the coding sequence ATGCCCGTGGAGCTGAGGGAAAAGGTTGCCCTCGTTACCGGTGCCGGAAGGGGAATCGGAAGGGCCATAGCCCTTGCGCTGGCGGAGAAGGGAGCAAACGTTGCGATTAACTACGCCCACAGCAGGAAGGAGGCTAAAGAGGTAGCCGAACTCTGCCGCTCCCATGGCGTCGATGTGATAACGGTGAAGGCCGACGTGAGCAACCGCCATGAGGTTCGAGGAATGGTTGAGGAGGTCGTGGGGCACTTTGGAGGGATAGACATCCTCGTCAACAACGCCGGAATCCTGGGGAAGGCTCTGAGACCGATGGAAGTTACCGATGAGGAGTGGGACGCGGTTCTCGGGGTGAACCTCAAGGGGGCCTTCATAGTCACCCAGGAAGTTCTCAGGTACATGAAAAGGGGCAAAATAGTCAACATAGCCTCCATAGCCGGCAAGGATGGAGGAACCGTTGGCCCCCACTACGCGGCATCGAAGGGCGGCCTCATAGCCCTCACATTCAACCTTGCGAGACACCTCGCCCCGGATATACTCGTCAACGCCGTCGCCCCCGGACCGGTGGATACAGAACTCATAACCCCTGAGATAAAGGAGAGGCTCCGCCCGCTCTCTCTGACCGGGGAGATAGCCCGGCCTGAGGAGATAGCGCACGCGGTAATCTTCCTCCTTGAAAACGACCACATAACTGGGGAGGTGATAGATGTCAACGGCGGCAGGCTGATGGATTGA
- a CDS encoding DUF438 domain-containing protein, with protein sequence MTELLNNREYKKEQLKRLLLRIHEGESVESLKKEFREILSSISPLEIPIIEQELVKEGVSAKDIAKMCDLHVELVREAVAGTDELEERGLPDGHPLKIRYDENREIMKDAEMLNLYARTLATTKDERMRQEILGVLEEIVGNLRKVGFTHYNRDEMLTFPYIERRGLTAIATVLWTKHDEIRFMIKYLAELLRKRDEMPWEEFVERLKNKAAEASFALSDMVFRENNIYYPTLKALLSDGEWKAVRMQDDEIGFYKVNPPAWDPGEDVKPLHPWEIDPELSAEELLSLPREVQEALRGQPLEFDRTELRREGDIDLGTGYVSVEELKAIFEALPVDVTFIDRDDRVRFFSPGERIFARTPSVLGRPVQLCHPPKSVHIVNKILKAFKEGRKKEATFWLRLGPKYVYIKYVPLFDRNGNYLGTLEMTMDIEPYKRIEGEKRLLDWKD encoded by the coding sequence ATGACTGAGTTACTGAACAATCGCGAATACAAGAAGGAGCAGCTGAAGAGACTTCTCCTTAGAATCCATGAGGGGGAGAGTGTTGAGAGCCTGAAGAAGGAGTTCCGGGAGATACTGAGTTCGATCTCACCCCTTGAGATTCCGATCATAGAACAGGAGCTCGTGAAGGAGGGCGTTTCCGCCAAGGACATAGCGAAGATGTGTGACCTTCACGTGGAGCTCGTGAGGGAGGCTGTCGCCGGGACCGACGAGCTTGAGGAAAGGGGCCTGCCCGACGGACATCCGCTCAAGATAAGGTACGACGAGAACAGGGAGATAATGAAGGACGCGGAGATGCTCAACCTCTACGCCAGAACCCTCGCGACGACGAAGGACGAACGCATGCGGCAGGAAATCCTCGGCGTTCTGGAGGAGATAGTTGGTAACCTCAGAAAGGTCGGCTTCACCCACTACAACCGCGACGAGATGCTCACCTTCCCCTACATCGAGCGCCGCGGTCTTACCGCTATAGCCACCGTCCTCTGGACGAAGCACGACGAGATAAGGTTCATGATAAAGTACCTCGCCGAGCTTTTAAGGAAGAGGGACGAAATGCCCTGGGAGGAGTTTGTGGAGCGGTTGAAAAACAAGGCCGCTGAAGCTTCATTTGCCCTGAGCGACATGGTGTTCAGGGAGAACAACATCTACTACCCCACGCTGAAGGCCCTTCTGAGCGACGGGGAGTGGAAGGCTGTGAGGATGCAGGACGATGAGATAGGATTTTACAAGGTCAACCCGCCCGCATGGGACCCCGGGGAGGACGTTAAGCCCCTCCACCCCTGGGAGATTGACCCCGAACTGAGCGCCGAGGAACTCCTCAGCCTTCCGAGGGAAGTTCAGGAGGCACTGAGGGGCCAGCCACTGGAGTTCGACAGGACAGAGCTGAGGCGCGAGGGGGACATAGACCTCGGAACGGGCTACGTCAGCGTCGAGGAGTTAAAGGCGATATTCGAGGCCCTGCCCGTTGATGTTACCTTCATAGACAGGGACGACAGGGTGAGGTTCTTCTCCCCTGGCGAGAGGATATTCGCGAGGACCCCCTCAGTCCTCGGAAGGCCCGTCCAGCTCTGTCACCCGCCGAAGAGCGTCCACATCGTGAACAAAATCCTCAAGGCCTTCAAGGAGGGACGGAAGAAGGAAGCAACCTTCTGGCTCAGGCTTGGCCCCAAGTACGTTTACATCAAGTACGTGCCCCTCTTTGACAGGAACGGGAACTACCTGGGAACGCTGGAGATGACGATGGACATCGAGCCATATAAAAGGATTGAAGGCGAGAAGAGACTGCTCGACTGGAAGGACTGA
- a CDS encoding transcriptional regulator, whose product MKTNAFEVASRYVYPSIRRRLVEVLREKGLKQTEIAELLHITQSAVSRYLKMDRGAFIDVSKFPDIDAEVTALAEKIVRERPSEYKIHSELVKMSLEMLGRGYVCAFHSKIDPEVNPSECNVCLELFG is encoded by the coding sequence ATGAAGACCAACGCCTTTGAAGTTGCCTCGCGCTACGTTTATCCTTCCATCCGAAGGCGTCTCGTTGAGGTGCTCCGCGAGAAGGGTCTCAAGCAGACGGAGATAGCGGAACTCCTCCACATAACCCAGTCCGCCGTCTCTCGTTACCTGAAAATGGACAGAGGAGCGTTCATAGATGTCTCGAAGTTTCCAGACATAGACGCCGAGGTGACGGCGCTGGCTGAGAAGATAGTCAGAGAAAGGCCGAGCGAGTACAAAATCCATTCAGAACTCGTTAAGATGTCCCTTGAAATGCTCGGTAGAGGCTACGTCTGTGCATTCCACTCCAAAATTGACCCCGAGGTGAATCCATCGGAGTGCAACGTATGCCTCGAACTTTTCGGCTGA
- a CDS encoding sugar phosphate isomerase family: protein MKRALVTLTPPESKRLIAKAVVAMPEVQHALEHGFVYIATGTTAAYIAEEILGEEIEKEKWTVGVISKGRTCVTPKATWPKHLVLYKGEPFDDPLKALKQMGPKDVFIKGANAIDINWNVAVFAAAPDGGTIGKTFGWTITKGVFTITPVSLEKFVPTPVEESARLTGIYSFDWGTGLYSALVPIPHSHPVTEVEAYRILANVEAIPIAAGGTGGAEGSVTLVLQGEDEAMERAKEITKAVKGEPYLKPYTEDCSVCPFAKICGLGSGAF, encoded by the coding sequence GTGAAAAGGGCACTCGTAACTTTAACCCCTCCGGAGAGCAAGAGGCTTATCGCAAAGGCGGTCGTAGCTATGCCAGAGGTTCAGCATGCCCTAGAGCACGGCTTCGTTTACATAGCGACCGGCACTACCGCGGCTTACATAGCGGAGGAGATACTGGGGGAGGAAATCGAAAAGGAGAAGTGGACGGTTGGAGTAATAAGCAAGGGCAGAACCTGTGTTACCCCAAAGGCCACCTGGCCCAAGCACCTCGTCCTCTACAAGGGTGAACCCTTTGACGACCCCCTCAAAGCGCTCAAGCAGATGGGACCAAAGGACGTGTTCATCAAGGGTGCCAACGCGATAGATATCAACTGGAACGTCGCTGTTTTCGCCGCCGCCCCCGACGGTGGAACGATAGGCAAGACCTTCGGCTGGACCATAACGAAAGGAGTCTTCACGATAACGCCGGTAAGCCTTGAGAAGTTTGTGCCGACGCCCGTCGAGGAGAGCGCCAGGCTGACCGGAATCTACTCCTTCGACTGGGGAACCGGGCTTTATTCAGCCCTCGTGCCGATACCCCACTCCCACCCGGTAACGGAGGTGGAAGCGTACAGGATTCTGGCGAACGTTGAGGCAATTCCAATAGCGGCCGGAGGAACCGGTGGGGCCGAGGGCAGCGTCACCCTCGTGCTTCAAGGCGAGGACGAGGCAATGGAGAGGGCAAAAGAGATAACGAAGGCCGTTAAGGGAGAGCCATACCTCAAGCCCTACACCGAGGACTGCTCGGTCTGTCCGTTCGCGAAGATATGCGGACTCGGAAGTGGGGCCTTCTGA
- a CDS encoding M24 family metallopeptidase encodes MRGDEKIFMRRVERFQELLRENDIDGAVIRTLSSFIYFTGTKWLRPSLLIPAEGEPRVFVVRNEVKTFRKRSWIRDVVEYQRVEDLMAGVVSWIQRNGLERVGLEFGVERDAYLLFLKLFERLNPTVEVVDVLDLTMKLRMVKEEWELENIRKAGKIAKKGMKVAEEVIRPGLSELEIAAEVVRELMLSGSEDPKVYVSTTPRAHAEPFRDMKVPENGVVTVVIGADWNHYYANMARTFVVGELGERVREAIEVKEEAYRIALEETKVGVPLNTVERKLADFFKERGFEREYIAGYTHGVGLLIEELPMPTIVVPTRAQRVMENMVLSIIHSPLMLPEGTIKHEDTYIVKKDGLERAT; translated from the coding sequence ATGAGAGGGGACGAGAAGATATTCATGCGAAGGGTTGAGCGCTTTCAGGAACTCCTGAGGGAGAACGACATCGACGGGGCGGTTATAAGGACCCTCTCCAGCTTCATCTACTTCACAGGTACAAAGTGGCTCCGTCCGAGCCTTCTCATCCCCGCCGAGGGGGAACCGAGGGTCTTCGTTGTCAGGAACGAGGTCAAAACCTTCAGGAAGCGGAGCTGGATAAGGGACGTCGTTGAATACCAGCGTGTCGAGGACCTCATGGCCGGCGTTGTTAGCTGGATACAGAGAAACGGGTTGGAGCGCGTGGGCCTGGAGTTTGGCGTCGAGAGGGACGCCTACCTGCTCTTCCTCAAGCTCTTCGAAAGGCTTAACCCAACGGTCGAGGTGGTCGATGTCCTCGACCTGACGATGAAGCTCAGGATGGTCAAGGAGGAGTGGGAGCTGGAGAACATCAGAAAGGCCGGGAAGATAGCAAAGAAGGGCATGAAGGTGGCGGAGGAAGTGATAAGGCCCGGCCTCAGCGAGCTTGAGATAGCGGCCGAAGTGGTGAGGGAGCTCATGCTAAGCGGCAGTGAAGACCCGAAGGTCTACGTCTCCACAACCCCGAGGGCACACGCCGAGCCCTTCCGCGACATGAAGGTTCCTGAGAACGGCGTCGTCACCGTCGTCATAGGAGCAGACTGGAACCACTACTACGCGAACATGGCCAGGACTTTCGTTGTAGGAGAGCTGGGCGAAAGGGTCAGGGAGGCCATAGAGGTCAAAGAAGAGGCCTACAGGATTGCACTTGAGGAAACCAAAGTTGGGGTCCCACTGAACACCGTCGAGAGAAAGCTCGCTGACTTTTTCAAGGAGAGGGGCTTTGAAAGGGAGTACATAGCCGGCTACACCCACGGCGTAGGACTGCTCATCGAGGAGCTCCCGATGCCAACCATAGTGGTCCCCACGAGGGCCCAGCGGGTGATGGAGAACATGGTGCTGAGCATAATACACTCCCCGCTGATGCTCCCCGAGGGCACGATAAAGCATGAGGACACTTACATTGTCAAGAAAGACGGGCTGGAGAGGGCCACCTAA
- a CDS encoding CGP-CTERM sorting domain-containing protein produces the protein MRKLVLIIIGLLFISTVSYAVAEAQVNPDKLHFYMYGAKTCPHCRRMKEEIPRVYGNDSLTYYELVDNAENQALFSVQYQYTGIAGVPAIGIAYDGELKAIVEGEFNVSMAPEIVKVAMDNGGLILVTGGKAYIIKNATIIQKLQIIYVEHRNPDEPVTTTTTPTNTTTGSSDNGICGPGILVALAVVPLVLLKRKR, from the coding sequence ATGAGGAAATTGGTTTTGATTATCATCGGACTGCTGTTTATCTCGACGGTCTCGTACGCCGTCGCAGAGGCGCAGGTGAATCCGGACAAGCTCCACTTCTACATGTACGGTGCAAAGACATGCCCGCACTGCAGAAGAATGAAGGAGGAGATACCGAGGGTCTACGGAAATGACAGCCTGACGTACTACGAGCTGGTTGACAATGCCGAGAATCAGGCCCTCTTCAGCGTTCAGTACCAGTACACGGGCATAGCCGGAGTCCCCGCCATAGGGATAGCCTATGACGGTGAACTCAAGGCCATAGTTGAGGGGGAGTTCAACGTCTCAATGGCGCCGGAGATAGTTAAGGTTGCGATGGACAACGGTGGCCTTATTCTCGTAACCGGCGGCAAGGCGTACATAATAAAAAACGCAACCATAATTCAGAAGCTCCAGATTATCTACGTTGAGCACAGGAACCCTGATGAGCCCGTAACGACGACCACAACACCAACGAATACCACCACGGGTTCATCGGATAACGGGATATGTGGGCCGGGAATACTGGTCGCCCTTGCGGTTGTCCCCCTGGTTCTCCTCAAGCGGAAACGCTGA
- a CDS encoding PIN domain-containing protein has product MRVREISEVIEKPELQILLNVLGEIRVSYPLYGLPLLRAKPTETGYRVELTVSRREFNERVPERLSSELPTWTDFYECFISAGIVRYANIDEFLQNLELYERLKKGVAFAPDTNLFYHRFISGFRPLDGYQIVVAEGVKKEIENAMNYKYRHRELEEIRREVRNTSLLREFSNRRTKRSRKAAYIALKEFERLKDRIIIAESVKEPAHNNDEIIVKSLKHYDNMTPTLLVFLTADIAITDVAEMEGLEYFLFRYPRQEIGRHEVSAYQLRTLLFNLAAVFGVIEVNGITVFGEFGGKGGLNELKLVFPTENRAYHEFEFHLKLSRKLMEIMND; this is encoded by the coding sequence ATGAGAGTGAGGGAGATTAGCGAGGTCATCGAAAAGCCGGAGCTCCAGATACTCCTCAACGTCCTGGGGGAAATACGGGTCAGCTATCCCCTCTACGGCCTTCCCCTGCTGAGGGCGAAGCCGACAGAAACCGGCTACCGCGTCGAGCTCACCGTGAGCAGGAGGGAGTTCAACGAGAGGGTCCCGGAAAGGCTCTCCAGCGAGCTTCCAACCTGGACCGACTTCTACGAGTGCTTCATATCCGCCGGAATAGTGCGGTACGCGAACATCGACGAGTTCCTCCAGAACCTTGAACTCTACGAGAGGCTCAAGAAGGGCGTCGCCTTCGCGCCCGACACCAACCTCTTCTACCACCGCTTCATCTCCGGGTTCAGACCCCTCGACGGGTACCAGATAGTCGTGGCCGAGGGGGTCAAGAAGGAGATAGAGAACGCCATGAACTACAAGTACAGGCACAGGGAGCTGGAGGAGATAAGGCGCGAGGTGAGGAACACGAGCCTGCTCAGAGAGTTCAGCAACAGGAGAACGAAGAGGAGCAGGAAGGCTGCCTACATAGCCCTCAAGGAGTTCGAGAGGCTGAAGGACAGGATAATCATAGCCGAAAGCGTTAAGGAGCCGGCCCACAACAACGACGAGATAATCGTCAAGTCCCTGAAGCACTACGACAACATGACGCCCACGCTTCTCGTCTTCCTTACTGCCGACATAGCGATAACCGATGTGGCCGAGATGGAGGGCCTGGAGTACTTCCTCTTCAGGTACCCCCGGCAGGAGATTGGAAGGCACGAGGTTTCGGCCTACCAGCTCAGGACGCTCCTCTTCAACCTCGCGGCCGTCTTCGGCGTCATAGAGGTGAACGGGATAACCGTCTTCGGCGAGTTCGGTGGAAAGGGTGGATTAAACGAGCTTAAACTGGTCTTTCCGACCGAGAACAGAGCCTACCACGAGTTCGAATTCCACCTCAAGCTGTCAAGAAAGCTGATGGAGATAATGAATGACTAG
- a CDS encoding DUF2284 domain-containing protein, whose amino-acid sequence MKVLWEKEIPAESIVVSPRPVWKCRTCPMYGRRPSCPPHAPDWKETREWVRHFRRALIIKFEIDMERFEEEKREAILYLLRREAELFREGKLYAMALFPGNCNLCDDCPFERGEPCRLPTKVRPSIDAVGIEIGELVEIDFSESVLYGMVLIE is encoded by the coding sequence ATGAAGGTGCTCTGGGAGAAGGAGATACCTGCGGAGAGCATAGTCGTCTCGCCGAGACCGGTCTGGAAGTGCAGAACTTGCCCGATGTACGGAAGGAGGCCAAGCTGTCCGCCCCACGCGCCGGACTGGAAGGAAACCAGAGAGTGGGTGCGGCACTTCAGGAGGGCCCTGATAATCAAGTTCGAAATCGACATGGAGCGCTTTGAGGAGGAGAAGCGGGAGGCAATCCTCTACCTGCTCAGGCGCGAGGCCGAGCTCTTCAGGGAGGGGAAGCTCTACGCGATGGCGCTCTTTCCCGGGAACTGCAACCTCTGCGACGACTGCCCCTTCGAGAGGGGGGAGCCGTGCAGGCTTCCAACGAAGGTCAGGCCGAGCATAGACGCTGTAGGGATTGAAATTGGAGAACTCGTCGAGATAGACTTCTCCGAAAGCGTTTTGTACGGGATGGTGCTAATTGAGTGA
- a CDS encoding DUF1858 domain-containing protein → MNMMLDVRGLQPPQPAVMILEALGKLKTGETLEVIGDKPFIDMVGKLEEAGYLVELREVGRAFVLKITKTENSKEPAMEVKECDDKLDEITEETNVAKLLKAYPESLKILVKYGFSPLENPAMRKTLARTITLKQAKRLLGMSNEKFKEMMEELKALEKA, encoded by the coding sequence ATGAACATGATGCTCGATGTTCGGGGATTACAGCCCCCTCAGCCGGCAGTTATGATTCTGGAGGCCCTTGGAAAGCTAAAGACCGGAGAAACGCTCGAAGTGATTGGTGATAAACCCTTCATTGACATGGTGGGGAAGCTTGAGGAAGCGGGCTACCTTGTTGAGCTGAGGGAGGTCGGCAGGGCCTTCGTGCTCAAGATAACCAAGACCGAGAACTCGAAGGAACCTGCAATGGAAGTCAAGGAATGCGACGATAAGCTGGACGAGATAACCGAGGAAACCAACGTGGCCAAGCTCCTGAAGGCCTATCCCGAGTCCCTTAAGATACTCGTCAAGTACGGCTTCTCGCCCCTTGAGAATCCAGCTATGAGGAAAACGCTTGCCAGAACAATAACGCTGAAGCAGGCAAAGCGCCTCCTCGGAATGAGCAATGAGAAGTTCAAAGAGATGATGGAAGAGCTCAAGGCCCTGGAAAAGGCTTAA
- a CDS encoding Lrp/AsnC family transcriptional regulator, whose protein sequence is MRINEHLDELDRMILHVLQEDGRASYSEIARRLKVPESTVRLRVKKLVERGVIRKFSALINPFKAGYSIVAFIAVDVEPSRVKKAAEELSKLPEVDVLGIATGAHDILMQVTVKDLQELESFLIEKLGRIEGIRSTETSILTSVRKWGYARVF, encoded by the coding sequence ATGCGTATTAATGAACACCTTGACGAACTCGACAGGATGATACTGCATGTCCTTCAGGAGGACGGAAGGGCCAGCTACTCCGAGATAGCGAGACGGCTGAAGGTGCCGGAATCGACCGTCAGATTAAGGGTGAAGAAGCTCGTCGAAAGGGGCGTCATAAGGAAGTTCTCGGCCCTTATAAATCCCTTCAAGGCGGGCTACTCCATCGTTGCTTTCATAGCGGTCGATGTCGAGCCGAGCAGGGTCAAGAAGGCCGCGGAGGAGCTGAGCAAGCTGCCGGAGGTGGACGTTCTGGGGATAGCCACTGGAGCCCATGACATACTCATGCAGGTGACCGTCAAGGACCTCCAGGAGCTTGAGAGCTTCCTCATCGAGAAGCTTGGGAGGATAGAGGGGATAAGAAGCACGGAAACGTCAATCCTCACGAGCGTCAGGAAGTGGGGCTACGCGAGGGTGTTTTAG
- a CDS encoding YbhB/YbcL family Raf kinase inhibitor-like protein produces MDLEIGSVFHNGEYIPVEFTCDGENVNPPIFIGHIDPEVKSLVIIMDDPDAPGGTFTHWIAWNIPPLGEIPKGVPKQEEVDAPVHVVQGRNDFGMIGYGGPCPPRGHGVHHYHFKVYGLDTTLNLKPGSGRRELEDAMKGHVIQKGELVGLYERK; encoded by the coding sequence ATGGATCTTGAGATAGGTTCGGTGTTTCACAACGGGGAGTACATACCCGTTGAGTTCACGTGCGATGGGGAGAACGTCAATCCTCCGATATTCATTGGGCACATAGACCCTGAGGTCAAGAGCCTGGTCATCATCATGGACGACCCCGATGCCCCAGGCGGAACCTTTACCCACTGGATAGCGTGGAACATTCCGCCCCTGGGTGAGATACCAAAGGGAGTTCCGAAGCAGGAGGAGGTTGATGCGCCCGTGCATGTTGTTCAGGGGCGTAACGATTTCGGGATGATAGGCTACGGCGGACCATGCCCGCCGAGGGGTCACGGAGTTCATCACTACCACTTCAAGGTTTACGGCCTCGACACAACGCTCAACCTCAAGCCCGGCTCAGGAAGAAGGGAACTGGAGGATGCCATGAAAGGCCACGTCATCCAGAAGGGGGAGCTTGTGGGACTTTACGAAAGAAAGTAA
- a CDS encoding thioredoxin family protein: MDELEMIRRKKMLELMKKAGMIEVKPKEPRVVIEVITSPGCPYCPIAWAMARELERKYEGVIARELSVATPEGQRKAMEHGIMGTPTVLINDRVEFVGVPNFGEFERRVRGKLGLK, from the coding sequence GTGGACGAGCTTGAGATGATAAGGAGAAAGAAGATGCTCGAACTCATGAAAAAAGCCGGGATGATAGAGGTCAAACCAAAGGAACCCAGGGTCGTGATTGAGGTCATAACTTCACCCGGCTGCCCCTACTGTCCGATAGCGTGGGCGATGGCCCGGGAGCTTGAGAGGAAATATGAGGGCGTAATAGCGAGGGAATTGAGCGTTGCAACACCCGAAGGCCAGAGAAAGGCCATGGAGCACGGCATAATGGGAACCCCAACAGTGCTCATAAACGACCGCGTTGAGTTCGTGGGAGTGCCCAACTTCGGGGAGTTCGAGAGAAGGGTGAGGGGAAAGCTCGGCCTAAAGTGA